A window of Scophthalmus maximus strain ysfricsl-2021 chromosome 10, ASM2237912v1, whole genome shotgun sequence contains these coding sequences:
- the mrps6 gene encoding 28S ribosomal protein S6, mitochondrial, which translates to MPRYELALILKAMQRPETAAALRRTVETLMERGAVVRDLENLGEKLLPYKITKHNERHSRGAYFLLDFYSSPEILPGFLNHLHRDVDVVRPTVLKKDAQAPSSTNCCGSAQ; encoded by the coding sequence ATGCCTCGTTACGAGCTGGCGCTGATCCTGAAGGCGATGCAGCGGCCGGAGACGGCGGCTGCTCTCCGGCGGACAGTGGAGACTCTGATGGAGCGGGGCGCCGTGGTGAGGGACCTGGAGAACTTGGGAGAGAAGCTGCTGCCCTACAAGATAACCAAGCACAACGAGAGGCACAGCCGAGGGGCTTACTTTCTGCTCGATTTCTACTCATCCCCCGAAATCCTGCCGGGCTTTCTGAACCACCTGCACCGCGACGTGGACGTGGTGAGGCCCACGGTGCTGAAGAAGGACGCCCAGGCTCCCAGCAGCACCAACTGCTGCGGCTCCGCACAGTGA